In Anomaloglossus baeobatrachus isolate aAnoBae1 chromosome 3, aAnoBae1.hap1, whole genome shotgun sequence, one genomic interval encodes:
- the RPL22L1 gene encoding ribosomal protein eL22-like isoform X2 produces MAPQKVKKVQKERRSKKAAWRFTLDLTHPVEDGIFDSVNFEQFLKEKVKVNGKTGNLGNTVHIERSKNKINVASEKQFSKRYLKYLTKKYLKKNNLRDWLRVVASDKETYELRYFQISQDDESETEE; encoded by the exons ATGGCGCCG CAGAAAGTTAAAAAGGTGCAGAAGGAAAGAAGATCCAAGAAGGCTGCCTGGAGGTTCACCCTGGACCTCACCCATCCTGTGGAAGATGGCATCTTTGATTCAGTCAACTTT GAGCAGTTTCTAAAGGAGAAGGTGAAGGTAAACGGCAAAACCGGAAACCTCGGAAACACCGTTCACATTGAACGTTCAAAGAACAAGATAAATGTGGCGTCTGAGAAGCAGTTTTCTAAAAG GTACCTTAAATACCTTACAAAGAAATACCTGAAGAAAAACAACTTGCGTGACTGGTTACGTGTAGTTGCTTCTGATAAGGAGACCTATGAGCTTCGGTACTTCCAGATCAGCCAAGATGACGAGTCTGAAACAGAAGAATAA
- the RPL22L1 gene encoding ribosomal protein eL22-like isoform X1 — MYKYRQRQFTPPFSTSCPEKMAPKVKKVQKERRSKKAAWRFTLDLTHPVEDGIFDSVNFEQFLKEKVKVNGKTGNLGNTVHIERSKNKINVASEKQFSKRYLKYLTKKYLKKNNLRDWLRVVASDKETYELRYFQISQDDESETEE; from the exons ATGTATAAATACCGGCAGCGGCAGTTTACGCCCCCTTTTTCTACGTCGTGTCCTGAGAAGATGGCGCCG AAAGTTAAAAAGGTGCAGAAGGAAAGAAGATCCAAGAAGGCTGCCTGGAGGTTCACCCTGGACCTCACCCATCCTGTGGAAGATGGCATCTTTGATTCAGTCAACTTT GAGCAGTTTCTAAAGGAGAAGGTGAAGGTAAACGGCAAAACCGGAAACCTCGGAAACACCGTTCACATTGAACGTTCAAAGAACAAGATAAATGTGGCGTCTGAGAAGCAGTTTTCTAAAAG GTACCTTAAATACCTTACAAAGAAATACCTGAAGAAAAACAACTTGCGTGACTGGTTACGTGTAGTTGCTTCTGATAAGGAGACCTATGAGCTTCGGTACTTCCAGATCAGCCAAGATGACGAGTCTGAAACAGAAGAATAA